A window from Rhizosphaericola mali encodes these proteins:
- a CDS encoding JAB domain-containing protein produces the protein MKKYSTLQELENEQIHWSELQEVQLSYRNKIKASQRPKINQSEDALILFRSIWNENEMELVESFKMLLMNNANRVLGVFHGSTGGSTGTIVDIRILLTVALKCNSCKLIVAHNHPSGSLTPSQADLKMTEKLKEAAKLMDITLLDHLILTTDSYQSLADEGLL, from the coding sequence ATGAAAAAGTACAGCACCCTCCAAGAATTAGAAAATGAACAAATCCATTGGTCTGAGTTACAAGAAGTGCAGTTGTCCTATCGCAACAAGATCAAAGCATCACAAAGGCCTAAAATCAATCAGTCGGAAGATGCATTGATACTGTTTAGATCCATATGGAACGAAAATGAAATGGAACTTGTTGAATCATTTAAAATGCTTTTGATGAACAATGCCAACAGAGTGCTTGGCGTTTTCCACGGTTCTACGGGCGGTTCTACAGGAACGATAGTTGATATCCGAATCTTACTTACGGTAGCCTTAAAATGTAATTCCTGCAAATTAATTGTTGCACATAACCACCCAAGTGGAAGCCTTACTCCAAGCCAAGCCGATTTGAAAATGACAGAAAAATTAAAGGAGGCAGCAAAGCTAATGGACATTACTTTATTAGATCATTTAATTCTTACCACAGATAGTTATCAATCTTTAGCAGATGAAGGACTCTTATGA
- a CDS encoding type IV toxin-antitoxin system AbiEi family antitoxin domain-containing protein, with the protein MILPFQSQPISHQVLMSLLKDYKRPNDKINELVKDDKLIPLKRGVYIWNSAQQPENFTIANALYGPSYISVESALSFHSIIPEQVFGITSMTTKQSKVFDNRICRFEYKHLTTPYFSFGIKQEKLREDQFALVACSEKALFDKIITTSGILFRSEQAASEFLLENMRMDEEQLKSFDIEMMQSWIIDAPKKESLSFTIKAIEKL; encoded by the coding sequence ATGATATTACCATTTCAATCGCAACCCATTTCGCATCAAGTATTGATGAGTTTACTGAAAGATTATAAGCGTCCAAATGATAAAATTAATGAATTGGTTAAAGATGATAAGTTAATTCCCTTAAAACGTGGCGTATATATATGGAATAGCGCTCAACAACCAGAAAACTTTACAATTGCGAATGCTTTATATGGGCCTAGTTATATTTCTGTTGAATCTGCTTTATCATTTCATAGTATAATTCCAGAACAAGTATTTGGTATTACGAGTATGACAACAAAGCAATCTAAAGTCTTTGATAATCGTATTTGTCGTTTTGAGTATAAACATCTTACAACGCCTTATTTTTCCTTTGGTATAAAGCAAGAAAAATTGAGAGAAGATCAGTTCGCTTTGGTGGCTTGCAGTGAAAAAGCTTTGTTTGATAAAATAATAACCACTTCTGGTATATTGTTTAGAAGTGAACAAGCAGCATCTGAGTTTCTATTAGAAAATATGCGAATGGATGAAGAACAATTGAAATCTTTTGATATTGAGATGATGCAATCATGGATTATAGATGCTCCAAAGAAAGAATCGCTATCATTTACCATTAAAGCAATTGAAAAACTATGA
- a CDS encoding site-specific integrase — MAQEQLRPLYYLSRKKERKDGKYPIWVRIRINGERKDFSTGLFVFPQHWNNKLKLVTGGAKSLSIPANNVLSQINQEIGYLYILLCSKEKYVTAEMVVRAYRPQPKIKEEKDFKEDLKEFELEKHIHELTKKSSLHFKQCKKAEIYVSKSSREYHLSVLDKEQNKIRQEIEEIEERSNRHFNSVQKDTITIQDAINEFLLQFLRKVMAGKRKFSTYLKWLDTKQKLLNFTTYHYKRNSITLTEIKLKFGEKLYDYLTVVAACGNNNSMKHIKNFKQVLDRAVTSEWITVNPLKSYKCTYKEPEPDAVFMDDIQKLINADNLNSSEELAKDAFLVETFTGYAYAELAALKTTNLIIGIDGKQWLSIKRRKTERTETVPVMKIVADIICKYENHPKRVNYGFIFPVFSAQYYNKLLKAIASKVGIDHDLHSHVGRHTFATTILLENDVPLATVSKMLGHHSVRITERYAKVSKKNISKHVERVESLLYKFQFID, encoded by the coding sequence ATGGCCCAAGAACAATTGAGACCACTTTATTATCTGTCCCGTAAAAAAGAAAGAAAGGACGGTAAATACCCTATTTGGGTACGTATCAGGATCAATGGAGAAAGAAAAGATTTTTCCACAGGACTTTTTGTATTTCCACAGCATTGGAACAATAAATTGAAACTAGTCACGGGAGGAGCCAAAAGTCTTTCTATTCCTGCAAATAATGTCTTGTCACAAATAAACCAGGAAATTGGCTATCTGTACATTCTACTTTGTAGTAAAGAAAAATACGTAACTGCCGAAATGGTTGTTAGAGCCTATAGGCCGCAGCCTAAAATCAAGGAAGAAAAAGATTTTAAGGAAGATTTAAAGGAATTTGAACTTGAAAAACATATACATGAGTTGACAAAAAAAAGTTCTTTACATTTCAAGCAATGTAAAAAAGCCGAAATCTATGTTTCCAAATCATCTAGGGAGTATCATTTATCTGTATTAGACAAAGAACAAAACAAAATCAGACAAGAAATTGAAGAAATAGAAGAACGCTCAAACAGGCATTTCAATTCTGTTCAAAAGGATACTATAACAATACAAGATGCTATAAATGAGTTTTTATTGCAATTTTTACGCAAAGTTATGGCAGGTAAGCGCAAATTTTCAACTTATCTAAAATGGTTGGATACAAAGCAAAAACTATTGAATTTCACGACGTACCATTATAAACGTAATAGTATCACCCTCACTGAAATCAAACTCAAGTTTGGTGAAAAATTATATGACTACCTAACTGTTGTGGCAGCATGTGGCAATAACAATAGTATGAAGCACATCAAGAATTTCAAACAAGTACTTGACCGAGCAGTTACGAGTGAATGGATTACTGTCAATCCATTGAAATCTTATAAATGTACTTATAAAGAACCTGAACCCGATGCCGTATTTATGGATGACATACAAAAACTCATAAATGCTGACAACTTGAATAGCAGCGAGGAACTAGCGAAAGATGCATTTCTTGTAGAAACCTTTACTGGTTATGCTTATGCAGAATTGGCGGCACTAAAAACGACCAATCTTATCATAGGAATAGACGGTAAACAATGGCTATCTATTAAAAGAAGAAAAACTGAACGAACTGAAACAGTTCCAGTCATGAAAATCGTTGCGGATATCATTTGCAAATATGAAAACCATCCGAAACGGGTAAACTATGGTTTTATATTCCCCGTCTTTAGTGCCCAATATTATAACAAACTCTTGAAAGCTATTGCTAGTAAGGTCGGTATTGACCATGATTTGCATAGTCATGTTGGCCGTCATACATTTGCAACTACAATTTTACTGGAAAATGATGTTCCATTAGCAACGGTAAGTAAAATGCTTGGTCATCATTCAGTACGAATAACAGAACGCTATGCCAAAGTGAGCAAGAAGAATATAAGTAAACATGTTGAGCGAGTGGAAAGTTTGCTTTATAAATTTCAATTTATCGATTGA
- a CDS encoding Fic family protein yields the protein MPENQHTEYKQKVTPELEKEVVAFLNSKEGGVIYIGIDKHGEIVGLPDADQEQLLIKDRLKNNIVPSCLGLFDLALEQKEDKDILKIIVAGGYEKPYYVKKYGLSEKGAFIRIGSAAEPMTARQIESLFSKRVRNAIGNIQSPKQDLKFQQLHIYYQSVDKTLNEQFARNLELLTEDGKYNYVAYLMNDINTVSIKVARYKGLDRVDLIESNEYGYECLVKATKQVLDKLQLENRTSTKITAKERQETRLWNAIALREAVINAFVHNDYTREIAPKFEIFADRIEITSYGSLPSGLSQEEFFEGFSVPRNKELMRIFKDLDLVEQLGSGVPRILQAYPKESFQFSENFLRLSLPASEEIAPQDTPQDTPQDTPQDTPQVEELLKVMDGQHSRQELQDLLKLVDRENFRLNYLQPAINAGYIALTLPDKPTSRNQRYYLTQKGKNTIK from the coding sequence ATGCCCGAAAATCAACATACCGAATACAAGCAAAAAGTAACGCCAGAATTGGAGAAAGAAGTGGTGGCATTTCTTAATTCCAAAGAAGGTGGCGTGATTTATATTGGCATAGATAAGCATGGAGAAATAGTTGGCTTACCCGATGCCGACCAAGAACAATTGTTGATCAAAGATCGATTGAAAAACAATATAGTTCCCTCATGTTTAGGTTTGTTTGATTTGGCATTGGAGCAAAAAGAAGATAAAGACATCCTCAAAATAATTGTGGCAGGTGGTTATGAAAAACCATATTATGTAAAGAAATATGGACTTTCGGAGAAAGGTGCTTTCATTCGCATAGGTAGTGCTGCCGAACCAATGACTGCAAGACAAATTGAGAGTCTTTTCAGTAAAAGAGTGCGCAATGCTATTGGTAATATTCAGTCGCCCAAACAGGATTTGAAGTTTCAGCAGTTGCATATTTATTATCAGTCGGTAGATAAAACACTGAATGAACAATTTGCAAGAAATCTTGAATTGCTCACAGAAGATGGCAAGTACAATTATGTAGCTTATTTGATGAATGATATCAATACCGTATCTATAAAAGTGGCGCGTTATAAGGGTTTAGATAGGGTTGATTTAATAGAAAGTAACGAATATGGTTATGAATGTTTAGTAAAGGCGACTAAACAAGTATTGGATAAGCTCCAACTTGAAAATCGCACTTCTACTAAGATAACTGCTAAAGAACGACAAGAAACTCGTTTATGGAATGCCATAGCCCTTCGGGAAGCGGTGATTAATGCTTTTGTGCATAATGATTACACCAGAGAAATAGCACCAAAATTTGAAATATTTGCCGATCGTATAGAAATTACCTCCTATGGAAGTTTACCTTCTGGCTTGTCGCAAGAGGAGTTTTTCGAAGGTTTTTCTGTTCCGAGAAATAAGGAATTGATGCGTATTTTCAAGGATTTGGATTTGGTAGAACAATTAGGTTCGGGTGTGCCAAGGATTTTGCAAGCATATCCAAAAGAAAGTTTTCAGTTTTCTGAGAACTTTCTTCGATTGTCTTTACCTGCAAGCGAAGAGATTGCCCCGCAAGATACCCCGCAAGATACCCCGCAAGATACCCCGCAAGATACCCCGCAAGTTGAGGAGCTTTTGAAAGTGATGGACGGACAACATTCCAGACAAGAATTACAAGACTTGCTTAAGTTAGTCGATCGTGAAAATTTCAGATTAAATTATCTACAACCAGCCATTAACGCAGGGTATATAGCTTTGACTTTGCCTGACAAACCAACCAGCAGGAACCAACGTTATTATTTGACTCAGAAAGGGAAAAATACGATCAAATAA
- a CDS encoding type I restriction endonuclease subunit R: MKYTESQLEQAFISLLQIEGYDYIDGNKLKRKSNQDVLIREDLQNFLLNRYYDLEEIELTTIINELAFQSASNLYDSNKYICKLLADGFIFKRNDPNKKDLHIRYIDIENKHNNSFKIVNQLEIQGSELRIPDLILYINGIPIVVFEFKTAIDEEVTIHDAFKQLTIRYRRDIPELMKYNVFCVISDGINNKSGTIFSPYEFFYGWNKITGEEKKALTGIETTTSIVHGMLNKARLVDIIHHFVLFPDTSKNEKKILTRYPQYYAANKLFQNILAHRKPEGDGKGGTYFGATGCGKSFTMLYLSRLLMRSTKFSSPTIIIISDRTDLDDQLSRDFTNSKDFIGDENIINITSREDLRNRLKGLESGGVYLTTVQKFAEDDDILSDRNNIICISDEAHRSQVNLDLEVKIDENGVKKSYGFAKYLHDSLPNATYVGFTGTPIDKTLDVFGDVIDQYTMFESVNDEITVRLVYEGRAAKVNLDNEKVAEIESYYENAVEEGASEYHVEASQKAIAKMEVVLGDSDRIKAIAHDFIKHYESRLEEKATVAGKVMFVCASRGIAYKLFQEIVTLRPEWNEIKIAENLTEKEQKEVLPIEYIKMVMTRNKDDEKKLWNLLGSKDERKELDRQFKQIKSNFKIAIVVDMWLTGFDVPFLDTIYIDKPLQTHNLIQTISRVNRKYEGKDKGLVVDYIGIKKNLNHALGMFNGTTADDDFEDLDKAVVIVKDQVELLRQFFHQFDTTEYFEGNPVAQLKCLNRASELVLETEKSEKFFIDVTKKLKSAYNLVSGSNLYSEKYVDEIHFYFAIKSIVVKLTKGEAPDTAQMNEKVSKMVEEAIISEGVEEIFKLDDNKANAIDLFNDKFIERISNLELPNTKVKILERLLKQTISDFKKVNKIKGIEFAERLQSIINRYNERSERDILDYDGIQTDTSEQILDLILKLRQEMASFEDLGIDYEEKAFYDILDMICKQYGFEFDKDKMRELAREIKSIVDNTAKYPDWSERDDIKAQLKMDIIVKLHQFGYPPITQDDVYKNVLEQAENFKKNR, from the coding sequence ATGAAATATACAGAATCACAACTAGAACAAGCATTTATTAGCCTTTTGCAAATAGAAGGTTACGATTATATTGACGGAAATAAATTAAAAAGAAAATCTAATCAAGATGTTCTAATAAGAGAAGATTTACAAAATTTTCTACTGAATCGGTATTACGATTTGGAAGAAATTGAATTAACAACCATCATCAACGAATTAGCTTTTCAGTCTGCATCTAATCTGTATGACTCCAATAAATATATATGCAAACTATTAGCAGATGGATTTATTTTCAAACGCAACGATCCCAATAAAAAGGATTTACATATTCGCTACATCGATATTGAAAATAAGCATAACAACTCCTTTAAAATTGTCAATCAATTAGAGATTCAAGGATCGGAATTACGTATTCCAGATTTGATTTTGTACATCAATGGAATCCCAATAGTAGTTTTTGAATTTAAAACGGCCATTGATGAGGAAGTCACCATTCATGATGCATTCAAGCAACTCACGATTCGATATAGAAGAGATATTCCAGAATTGATGAAGTACAATGTATTTTGTGTGATTAGTGACGGTATCAACAATAAATCAGGCACTATATTTTCTCCTTATGAATTTTTCTATGGATGGAACAAAATTACTGGTGAAGAAAAGAAAGCACTCACAGGAATAGAAACCACTACCTCCATAGTTCACGGAATGTTGAATAAGGCTCGTTTAGTAGATATTATACATCATTTTGTATTGTTTCCTGACACTTCCAAAAATGAAAAGAAAATCCTAACTCGATATCCTCAATATTATGCTGCCAATAAATTATTTCAGAACATTCTAGCACATAGAAAACCCGAAGGAGATGGCAAAGGCGGTACTTATTTTGGCGCGACTGGTTGCGGTAAAAGCTTCACCATGTTGTATTTATCGAGATTGTTGATGCGCTCTACAAAATTTTCTAGCCCTACTATTATCATCATTTCCGATAGAACAGATTTAGACGATCAATTATCGAGAGATTTTACCAATTCTAAAGATTTTATTGGGGATGAAAATATCATCAATATTACTTCAAGAGAAGATTTACGCAATAGATTAAAAGGCTTAGAAAGTGGTGGTGTGTATTTAACTACCGTTCAAAAGTTTGCGGAAGACGATGATATTTTATCTGATAGAAACAACATTATTTGCATTTCAGATGAAGCCCACCGTAGCCAAGTCAATTTGGATTTAGAAGTAAAAATTGATGAAAATGGTGTGAAAAAATCTTATGGTTTTGCCAAATATTTACACGATTCTTTGCCCAATGCAACGTATGTCGGTTTTACAGGAACACCAATTGATAAAACGTTAGACGTGTTTGGCGATGTAATCGATCAATATACCATGTTTGAATCGGTCAACGATGAAATTACGGTGAGATTGGTGTACGAAGGTAGAGCGGCAAAAGTTAACTTGGATAATGAGAAGGTGGCAGAAATTGAAAGCTACTATGAAAATGCAGTAGAAGAAGGGGCAAGTGAATATCATGTGGAAGCCAGCCAAAAAGCCATTGCGAAAATGGAAGTGGTTTTAGGCGATAGCGACAGAATAAAAGCCATTGCTCATGATTTTATCAAACATTACGAAAGCCGTTTGGAAGAAAAAGCTACTGTCGCTGGAAAAGTGATGTTCGTGTGTGCTTCCAGAGGAATTGCGTATAAACTATTTCAGGAAATAGTAACGTTACGTCCTGAATGGAACGAAATAAAAATTGCCGAAAATCTTACCGAAAAAGAACAAAAGGAAGTTTTACCAATTGAGTATATCAAAATGGTAATGACCCGAAATAAAGATGATGAAAAAAAATTGTGGAATCTTTTAGGTAGTAAGGATGAACGGAAAGAATTAGATCGTCAATTCAAACAAATAAAATCTAATTTCAAAATTGCGATTGTAGTCGATATGTGGTTGACTGGTTTTGACGTACCATTTTTGGATACAATATATATTGATAAACCTTTGCAAACACACAATTTAATTCAAACTATTTCTCGAGTCAATCGAAAATATGAAGGGAAAGATAAAGGTTTGGTGGTGGATTATATTGGCATCAAAAAGAATCTGAATCATGCATTAGGGATGTTCAACGGAACGACTGCTGACGATGATTTTGAAGATTTAGATAAAGCTGTTGTAATTGTAAAAGATCAAGTAGAATTACTCCGTCAATTTTTCCATCAATTTGACACGACAGAATATTTTGAGGGAAATCCTGTAGCGCAATTGAAATGTTTGAACAGAGCTTCGGAGTTGGTTTTGGAAACGGAGAAATCGGAAAAATTCTTTATTGACGTTACCAAAAAATTGAAATCAGCATATAACCTGGTAAGTGGTTCTAATTTATATTCGGAAAAATATGTAGATGAAATTCATTTTTATTTCGCGATCAAATCTATCGTGGTAAAATTGACCAAAGGTGAAGCTCCTGATACTGCTCAAATGAATGAAAAAGTGAGCAAAATGGTAGAGGAAGCCATCATTTCGGAAGGCGTGGAAGAGATTTTTAAATTAGATGATAATAAAGCCAATGCAATAGATTTATTCAATGATAAATTCATTGAGAGAATAAGCAATTTAGAATTGCCAAATACCAAAGTAAAAATCCTAGAACGCTTACTTAAACAGACTATTTCAGATTTTAAGAAAGTCAATAAAATTAAAGGAATTGAGTTTGCCGAACGTTTACAAAGTATCATTAATCGATATAATGAGCGAAGTGAGCGAGATATTTTGGATTATGACGGTATTCAAACAGATACTTCTGAACAAATTTTGGATTTGATTCTAAAGTTAAGGCAAGAAATGGCTTCGTTTGAAGATTTGGGAATTGACTATGAAGAAAAGGCATTTTACGACATTTTGGATATGATCTGTAAACAATATGGATTTGAATTTGATAAAGATAAAATGCGCGAATTGGCTCGTGAGATAAAATCCATAGTAGACAACACCGCTAAATATCCCGATTGGAGCGAACGTGACGACATCAAAGCCCAATTAAAAATGGATATTATCGTCAAGTTGCACCAATTTGGTTATCCGCCAATTACACAGGATGATGTTTACAAAAATGTATTAGAGCAGGCAGAGAATTTTAAGAAGAATAGATAA
- a CDS encoding nucleotidyl transferase AbiEii/AbiGii toxin family protein: protein MIKDWLDSYHPKTQYDYTQALREIMQQVALAGLYRGGFFEKAAFYGGTALRIFYRLDRFSEDLDFSLLVSDEDFHLDNYLKAIEEEFKAQGMIVSIKTKIKSKQSDVESAFLKSETLWSELILETVVPQLGLRNTVGVKIKIEVDTQPPLGFETEEKLLLQPFSFYVKCFQIQDLFAGKTHALLFRKWKNNVKGRDWYDLEWYIRRGTPLNLNHFLLRAQDSGDWSKSTITEDEFRELLDQQIDEVNMDMVKSDIIRFIPGPKVLDIWSKQYFHDLVTLLKIL, encoded by the coding sequence ATGATTAAAGATTGGCTAGATAGTTATCATCCTAAAACGCAATACGACTATACACAGGCGCTTCGGGAAATTATGCAGCAGGTTGCTTTAGCAGGCTTATATCGTGGTGGATTTTTCGAAAAAGCGGCTTTTTATGGAGGTACGGCACTTCGCATATTTTATAGACTAGATAGGTTTTCGGAAGATTTGGATTTTTCTCTATTGGTCAGTGATGAAGACTTTCATTTAGACAATTATTTGAAAGCGATAGAGGAGGAGTTTAAAGCACAAGGAATGATTGTATCAATTAAAACAAAAATAAAATCAAAGCAATCAGACGTTGAATCTGCTTTTTTGAAATCTGAAACTTTGTGGAGTGAATTAATATTGGAAACCGTTGTACCCCAATTGGGTTTACGAAATACAGTTGGCGTCAAAATAAAAATTGAAGTTGATACGCAACCTCCATTGGGTTTTGAAACGGAAGAAAAGTTGTTGTTGCAACCATTTTCATTTTACGTAAAATGTTTTCAAATTCAGGATCTTTTTGCCGGTAAAACGCACGCATTGTTATTTCGAAAATGGAAGAACAATGTGAAAGGTCGTGATTGGTATGATTTGGAATGGTATATCCGTAGAGGTACGCCTTTAAACCTAAATCATTTTTTACTTAGAGCCCAAGACAGTGGTGATTGGAGTAAATCAACAATCACAGAAGATGAATTTCGAGAGCTTTTAGATCAGCAGATTGATGAGGTAAATATGGATATGGTAAAGTCGGATATTATTCGATTTATTCCAGGTCCAAAAGTGTTGGATATTTGGTCAAAACAATATTTTCATGATTTGGTGACGTTGTTGAAAATATTGTAA